In the Flagellimonas sp. MMG031 genome, one interval contains:
- a CDS encoding universal stress protein codes for MKTILIPTDFSKNALHALTYAKELYKCERACFFVLHAYGEEVYGHYKTTPKEELEKMKEEKREETQKKLDALIDLVVGEPPNPLHNFETVAKLDNLVDAVNDFVDEMNIDLVIMGTKGETSDHKTTFGSYTIEIFKYVKCPVLAIPEDFEYRQPKAILFPTDYMLPYKRRELKLLGDLAGKFKSKIHCLYITDFDELSPRQEDNKLFLEGTLTKPYLSFETAPVRNKAEIILEQIEQKEAGMLVMMNSRHSFFEDMLYRSTVDLLGLKIKIPFMVMQNIKR; via the coding sequence ATGAAAACCATATTGATTCCCACCGATTTTTCTAAAAATGCCCTACATGCCCTAACGTATGCCAAAGAATTGTACAAGTGCGAGCGGGCTTGTTTTTTTGTGCTTCATGCCTATGGCGAGGAGGTGTACGGACACTATAAAACAACTCCAAAAGAGGAACTCGAAAAAATGAAGGAGGAAAAACGGGAGGAAACCCAAAAGAAATTGGATGCGCTCATCGATTTGGTAGTGGGCGAACCCCCAAACCCTTTGCACAATTTTGAGACGGTGGCCAAATTGGACAATCTGGTGGATGCCGTGAATGACTTTGTGGACGAGATGAACATTGATTTGGTGATCATGGGTACCAAAGGCGAAACCAGCGATCATAAGACCACCTTTGGGAGCTATACCATAGAGATTTTCAAATATGTAAAATGTCCTGTTTTGGCCATTCCCGAAGATTTTGAGTATAGGCAACCCAAGGCCATCCTTTTTCCAACAGACTATATGTTGCCCTACAAGCGAAGGGAATTGAAGCTTTTGGGCGATTTGGCGGGCAAGTTCAAGTCCAAGATACATTGTTTGTACATCACCGATTTCGACGAGCTCAGTCCACGGCAGGAGGACAACAAGTTGTTTTTGGAAGGCACTTTGACCAAACCTTATTTAAGTTTTGAGACCGCTCCCGTTAGGAACAAGGCGGAAATCATACTGGAACAGATTGAGCAAAAGGAGGCGGGTATGTTGGTGATGATGAATTCCAGACATTCCTTTTTTGAGGATATGCTCTACCGGTCGACAGTGGATTTACTGGGGCTCAAGATCAAAATACCGTTTATGGTGATGCAAAACATAAAACGATGA
- a CDS encoding NUDIX domain-containing protein: MAENNLKVESPPNPQLNFYQKEDQVLLAVDCIIFGFDKKSLNILLIKRPIEPEKGKWSLIGGFLKKTEDLDQAAARVLENLTGLSDIYLEQIHTYSKIDRDPGQRTISVAYYALIDVDSHQFDGVQLDTAQWFDIKEAPSLIFDHNEMVEKAKVRLRRRALSQPIGFELLPEKFTMRQLQNLYESILDKELDKRNFINKINSLDVLIKLDEKDMSVSRKGAYLYIFDKEKYRKKVEEDGFIFKI; the protein is encoded by the coding sequence ATGGCAGAAAACAACTTAAAAGTCGAATCACCACCCAACCCACAACTCAATTTTTATCAAAAAGAAGATCAGGTACTTTTGGCGGTCGACTGCATCATCTTTGGGTTCGACAAAAAAAGTCTCAACATATTATTAATCAAAAGACCAATTGAGCCCGAAAAGGGAAAATGGTCCCTCATTGGTGGGTTCCTCAAAAAAACTGAAGATTTGGACCAAGCTGCGGCAAGAGTTTTGGAAAACCTAACAGGTTTGAGCGATATTTATCTAGAACAAATCCACACTTATAGTAAAATTGACCGAGACCCTGGACAGCGCACCATCTCCGTGGCCTATTATGCCCTGATCGATGTGGATAGCCATCAATTCGATGGGGTACAGCTAGATACCGCCCAATGGTTTGATATCAAGGAAGCCCCAAGCTTGATTTTTGACCATAACGAAATGGTGGAAAAGGCAAAGGTGCGTTTACGAAGACGAGCACTGAGCCAGCCCATTGGTTTTGAGCTGCTTCCCGAAAAATTTACCATGCGGCAATTACAAAACTTGTACGAGTCCATTTTGGACAAGGAGCTGGACAAGCGCAACTTCATCAATAAAATCAACTCACTGGACGTACTCATCAAATTGGACGAAAAGGATATGAGCGTTTCCCGAAAAGGGGCATACCTCTATATTTTCGACAAGGAAAAATATCGAAAAAAAGTAGAGGAAGACGGGTTCATCTTCAAAATATAG
- a CDS encoding DUF885 family protein — protein sequence MSLQKISIALVAMISTWATAQHSQLADMVTEFEMDNWALERTYTVDESEEYYQRFLRFYSNWEDKMDAVDFASLSQQGKVDYVLLKNQVAKGNYFLNQDYSAYKGVKEVGDFAKAIFPFIQERRRGKQPDAKQLAQLFQNATEAIANDMETWKSKPFKDWQTADKASEVVTSFQKALKEAYEFYYGYDPDFTWWMEKPYQKLNEKLTAYAEFLKENYAEDSVKDDGSGIIGKPIGEEALKESLALEFIPYTPAELIKTAEEQFEWCKNEMIKASRELGYGDDWKKALEHVKDTYVPAGQQPQAIMDLYSHSVDFIEERDLITIPELAKETWGMKMMSPERQKISPFFLGGRDIIISYPTMEMDHNDKLMSMRGNNPNFSFPTVQHELLPGHNLQYFMTSRHKSYRRPFSTPFWTEGWALYWEIILWNKDFPQTPEQKLGMLFWRIHRCARIIFSLKFHLGEMTPQECIDLLVDEVGHEYANAEAEVRRSFTTSYPPLYQLAYMMGGLQFYALRNEMLAQGWTEKQFHDRVMVEGRMPVELLRSLLQELPLSKNYKTKWKFSTDFKD from the coding sequence ATGAGCTTACAGAAAATAAGCATCGCTTTGGTTGCCATGATCAGTACATGGGCTACGGCACAGCATAGTCAATTGGCGGATATGGTCACCGAATTTGAAATGGATAACTGGGCATTGGAACGCACGTACACAGTCGACGAGTCAGAAGAGTATTACCAACGGTTTTTGAGGTTTTACTCGAACTGGGAAGATAAAATGGATGCCGTTGACTTCGCTTCCCTTTCACAACAAGGAAAGGTAGATTATGTACTGCTGAAGAACCAAGTAGCCAAAGGCAATTACTTTTTGAATCAAGACTATAGCGCGTATAAAGGAGTAAAGGAAGTGGGTGATTTCGCGAAAGCTATTTTCCCTTTTATACAAGAACGAAGAAGGGGCAAACAACCCGATGCAAAACAATTGGCCCAATTGTTTCAGAACGCTACCGAAGCGATTGCTAACGATATGGAAACTTGGAAATCCAAACCCTTTAAGGATTGGCAAACGGCTGACAAGGCTTCGGAAGTAGTTACCTCATTCCAAAAAGCACTAAAAGAAGCCTATGAATTTTACTATGGCTACGACCCGGATTTTACCTGGTGGATGGAGAAACCCTATCAAAAACTAAACGAAAAGCTCACTGCTTATGCCGAATTCCTAAAGGAAAATTATGCTGAGGATAGTGTAAAGGATGATGGCAGCGGCATTATTGGAAAACCTATCGGGGAGGAGGCGCTGAAAGAAAGTTTGGCTTTGGAATTTATTCCCTACACGCCTGCAGAACTCATCAAAACAGCGGAAGAACAATTTGAATGGTGCAAAAATGAAATGATAAAGGCCTCAAGGGAGCTGGGCTATGGAGATGACTGGAAAAAAGCCCTGGAGCATGTGAAGGACACCTATGTTCCTGCGGGACAGCAACCACAGGCCATCATGGACCTATATTCCCATTCCGTGGATTTTATTGAAGAAAGGGATTTGATCACGATACCCGAATTGGCCAAGGAGACCTGGGGCATGAAAATGATGAGTCCCGAACGGCAAAAGATAAGTCCTTTCTTTTTGGGAGGGCGGGATATCATTATTTCATATCCCACAATGGAGATGGACCATAACGACAAGTTGATGAGCATGCGGGGGAATAACCCCAACTTTTCCTTTCCGACGGTGCAGCATGAATTGTTGCCGGGACATAATTTGCAGTATTTTATGACGAGCCGCCACAAAAGCTATCGCCGTCCGTTTTCCACACCGTTTTGGACCGAGGGATGGGCCTTGTATTGGGAAATCATCCTCTGGAACAAGGATTTTCCCCAAACGCCGGAACAAAAATTGGGCATGTTGTTTTGGAGAATACATCGCTGTGCGAGAATCATTTTTTCCTTAAAGTTCCATTTGGGAGAGATGACTCCTCAGGAATGTATCGACCTTTTGGTGGATGAGGTCGGCCACGAATACGCCAATGCCGAGGCGGAGGTGAGAAGGTCCTTCACCACAAGCTATCCGCCGTTATATCAATTGGCCTATATGATGGGTGGACTTCAGTTTTATGCCTTGCGCAATGAAATGTTGGCTCAGGGTTGGACAGAAAAACAATTTCATGACCGGGTGATGGTTGAGGGTAGAATGCCAGTGGAACTGTTGCGAAGCCTGCTGCAGGAATTGCCCCTCAGTAAAAACTATAAAACCAAATGGAAGTTCTCCACGGATTTTAAGGATTGA
- a CDS encoding 4-hydroxyproline epimerase, with translation MARKTFFCVDAHTCGNPVRVVAGGGPNLMGKDMSEKRQHFLREYDWIRRGLMFEPRGHDMMSGSILMAPHDAENDFAILFIETSGCLPMCGHGTIGTITVAIEEGLIVPKTPGKIRMEAPAGLVEIEYQLTGKKVEWVKLVNVKSYLAAANLSIDCPGLGEIHFDVAYGGNYYAIVDPQEHYTGLEDFTAGQIIQFSQVVRKAINEKYPDSFVHPENPTIRDVSHMMWTGKPLDATSSGRNAVFYGDKAIDRSPCGTGTSARMAQLYAKEALKVGEPFVHESIIGSKFVGKVEAETTLDGKQAIIPSIQGWAQVTGYNNIIIDDDDPYAHGFQVL, from the coding sequence GTGGCCAGAAAAACATTTTTTTGTGTGGATGCCCACACCTGCGGAAATCCAGTACGGGTTGTAGCAGGGGGAGGCCCTAATTTGATGGGCAAGGACATGAGCGAGAAGCGCCAGCATTTTTTAAGGGAGTACGATTGGATTCGAAGGGGGTTGATGTTCGAACCAAGAGGACATGATATGATGAGCGGAAGTATTTTGATGGCACCCCATGATGCTGAAAATGACTTTGCCATTCTTTTTATAGAAACATCAGGTTGCCTGCCCATGTGCGGTCATGGTACCATCGGAACTATTACAGTGGCCATAGAAGAAGGCCTCATCGTACCCAAAACACCCGGAAAAATACGGATGGAGGCACCTGCAGGCTTGGTGGAGATTGAATACCAATTGACAGGAAAAAAGGTGGAATGGGTGAAGTTGGTCAACGTAAAATCGTACCTGGCCGCAGCAAATTTGTCCATTGACTGCCCGGGTCTTGGTGAAATCCATTTTGATGTGGCCTATGGGGGTAATTATTATGCCATTGTGGATCCACAGGAACATTATACGGGATTGGAAGACTTTACCGCTGGACAGATTATCCAGTTTTCACAAGTGGTGCGTAAGGCCATAAACGAGAAATATCCAGATAGCTTTGTGCATCCGGAAAACCCAACCATACGGGATGTGAGCCACATGATGTGGACAGGAAAACCTTTGGATGCCACTTCATCCGGACGAAATGCGGTGTTTTATGGCGATAAGGCCATCGACCGTTCTCCCTGTGGAACAGGAACCTCGGCCCGCATGGCCCAATTATATGCGAAAGAAGCCTTGAAAGTAGGAGAACCTTTTGTGCATGAAAGCATTATCGGGAGCAAGTTTGTTGGGAAAGTAGAGGCTGAAACGACCTTGGACGGAAAACAGGCCATTATCCCCAGTATTCAAGGATGGGCACAGGTTACAGGATACAACAATATCATCATAGATGACGACGACCCCTACGCACATGGATTTCAGGTGCTTTAG
- a CDS encoding aldehyde dehydrogenase (NADP(+)), with translation MMTGKNCLGGQFKADGSVEFRTVDPKKNVQNPTVFVEATKDEINTAVEMAWEAFKVFRTMPGKQRADFLNTIADEMLALGQELIDTYMLESGLPEGRAIGERGRTVFQLRSFAELVANDDWRENTFDVAQPDRKPQPKPDLRKTMIPLGPVAVFGASNFPLAYSTAGGDTASALAAGCPVIVKSHPMHAGTNELVASAIVKASEKTGMPKGVFSSINGSVQAGIDLVNHPKVKAVGFTGSIGGGRALFDLAAKREEPIPVFAEMGSINPVIMTASAISKRGSELAKTYAGSITLGTGQFCTNPGLLLTVKSEDTHSFIQELAKETVAIAPQTMLHPNIKKGYISKGDAVTGQEGVEVVATYDGNLDANEAAATIATVSGGAFLDNPKMHQEVFGPFSMVVQCEDEAELIQIIEGLEGQLTGTLIAEKNDTLNLSRLVDVLQHRVGRIIYNGVPTGVEVCASMQHGGPYPASTDSRFTAVGMHSIKRWVRPISYQSFPMELLPDHLKK, from the coding sequence ATGATGACAGGTAAAAACTGTCTTGGAGGGCAGTTTAAGGCAGATGGTTCCGTAGAATTCAGAACGGTAGATCCCAAAAAAAACGTTCAGAACCCAACGGTATTCGTGGAAGCCACCAAAGATGAAATAAATACGGCCGTGGAAATGGCTTGGGAGGCTTTTAAGGTATTCCGAACGATGCCAGGCAAACAACGAGCCGATTTTTTAAATACCATTGCTGATGAAATGTTGGCCTTGGGCCAAGAATTGATCGATACCTACATGTTGGAGTCGGGTTTGCCCGAGGGCAGGGCCATTGGCGAACGGGGACGAACTGTTTTTCAGTTGCGTTCGTTTGCCGAACTCGTTGCCAACGACGATTGGCGCGAAAATACATTTGATGTGGCCCAGCCCGATAGAAAACCGCAACCAAAACCAGATTTGCGAAAAACCATGATTCCCTTGGGACCAGTGGCCGTTTTTGGGGCCAGTAATTTTCCGTTGGCGTATTCCACCGCAGGAGGCGATACGGCAAGTGCCTTGGCGGCAGGTTGCCCCGTGATTGTGAAGTCCCATCCCATGCATGCTGGAACCAATGAGTTGGTAGCTTCGGCCATTGTTAAGGCCTCCGAAAAAACGGGAATGCCCAAAGGTGTTTTTTCAAGCATCAATGGTTCGGTACAGGCCGGAATTGATTTGGTGAACCATCCAAAAGTAAAAGCGGTTGGTTTTACGGGAAGCATCGGAGGAGGCAGGGCACTGTTCGATTTGGCAGCCAAAAGAGAGGAACCTATTCCTGTTTTTGCCGAAATGGGCAGTATCAATCCTGTGATCATGACCGCGAGTGCCATTTCGAAAAGAGGAAGTGAACTCGCCAAAACTTACGCTGGGTCCATTACCTTGGGTACGGGACAGTTTTGTACCAATCCAGGGCTTTTGTTGACGGTAAAGAGTGAGGATACCCATAGTTTTATTCAAGAGTTGGCCAAAGAAACCGTAGCCATAGCTCCGCAAACCATGTTGCACCCCAATATCAAAAAAGGGTACATCTCCAAAGGAGATGCTGTAACAGGGCAAGAAGGTGTTGAGGTGGTGGCAACCTACGATGGGAATTTGGATGCCAATGAAGCTGCTGCGACCATTGCCACCGTTTCAGGTGGGGCATTTTTGGATAACCCGAAGATGCACCAAGAGGTTTTTGGTCCCTTTTCCATGGTGGTACAATGTGAGGACGAAGCGGAGTTGATTCAGATTATTGAAGGTTTGGAAGGACAATTGACTGGTACCCTCATCGCAGAAAAGAATGATACATTGAATTTGTCAAGATTGGTTGATGTATTGCAGCACCGTGTGGGACGAATCATTTATAATGGTGTGCCCACCGGGGTGGAGGTATGTGCATCCATGCAACATGGGGGACCTTACCCGGCGTCTACCGATTCAAGGTTTACCGCGGTTGGGATGCATTCCATCAAGCGTTGGGTGCGCCCTATTAGTTATCAATCATTTCCTATGGAATTGTTGCCAGATCATTTAAAAAAATAG
- a CDS encoding dihydrodipicolinate synthase family protein: MMVKWEGVMPAVTTKFTSDDTLDLVMFEKNIRAQMDAGVHGIILGGTLGEASTLEQEEKETLIKTSIALADGKIPVIMNVAEQSTKGAIEAAQTAEKVGAQGLMLLPPMRYKATDYETVAYFKAVAKNTSLPIMLYNNPVDYKIEVTLDMLEELMACDNIQAIKESTRDITNVIRIQNRFGDRVKVFTGVDTLGLESLVIGAVGWVAGLVCAYPAETVAIYELVKVGRIEEALKIYRWFMPLLELDISPQLVQNIKLAEVATGIGTEHVRAPRLPLQGAERERVLQVIETAMKHRPELPDYKNINNEV, translated from the coding sequence ATTATGGTAAAATGGGAAGGCGTAATGCCAGCGGTAACTACAAAGTTTACTAGCGACGATACCTTGGACCTTGTGATGTTCGAAAAAAACATACGAGCGCAAATGGATGCAGGGGTACACGGGATTATTTTAGGGGGTACCTTGGGAGAGGCGAGCACCTTGGAACAAGAAGAAAAGGAAACCTTGATCAAAACGTCGATTGCTTTGGCCGACGGAAAAATTCCGGTGATCATGAACGTGGCGGAACAAAGCACCAAAGGTGCTATTGAAGCCGCACAGACTGCGGAAAAAGTGGGTGCCCAAGGATTAATGTTGTTGCCGCCCATGCGCTACAAGGCTACCGATTATGAAACGGTCGCCTATTTTAAGGCAGTGGCCAAAAACACCTCTTTGCCGATTATGCTGTACAATAATCCAGTAGATTATAAGATCGAGGTGACTTTGGATATGTTGGAGGAATTGATGGCGTGCGACAATATCCAAGCCATTAAAGAATCTACCCGGGATATTACCAACGTGATCCGAATCCAGAATAGGTTTGGCGATCGTGTAAAGGTTTTCACGGGAGTGGATACCTTGGGATTGGAAAGTTTGGTCATAGGCGCCGTAGGTTGGGTGGCCGGACTGGTTTGTGCCTATCCTGCCGAAACGGTTGCCATTTATGAGTTGGTGAAAGTTGGCAGGATTGAGGAAGCCCTGAAGATATATCGATGGTTTATGCCCTTGTTGGAGTTGGACATTAGTCCGCAATTGGTACAAAACATCAAACTGGCCGAAGTGGCCACAGGAATTGGCACCGAACATGTGCGAGCACCCCGATTGCCCTTGCAAGGCGCTGAACGGGAACGCGTTTTACAAGTGATAGAAACCGCAATGAAACATAGACCGGAGCTTCCGGACTATAAAAACATAAATAACGAAGTATGA
- a CDS encoding AraC family transcriptional regulator — MKVLPFKIPKPQHEALVYQIDREQVFYDQLHQHAEIQISYVEKGAGTLIVGDSINEYKAGDILVIGSFVPHVFRSDTRIKEESLMHTLFFDQDSFGKGFFQLADLSSIQQFFTKAEFGMRITSRQSKIVPLFHALSAQNKVEQIASLLLIIDQINKSNTVPLSAFVYRKSFTDDEGKRMSKVYDYAMEHYREPINLEEIAEKANMTKNAFCRYFKKRTNKTFFQFLIEIRIENACKLLLKNPERSIASISEQCGFNNIANFNRKFKEFKHCTPTQYRHQF; from the coding sequence ATGAAGGTGCTTCCCTTTAAAATACCAAAACCACAGCATGAGGCACTGGTGTACCAAATTGACCGCGAACAGGTATTTTATGACCAGTTGCACCAACATGCGGAAATTCAGATCAGTTATGTGGAAAAAGGTGCCGGGACACTGATTGTAGGGGACAGCATCAATGAATACAAGGCTGGCGACATTCTGGTCATTGGTAGTTTTGTCCCTCATGTATTCCGAAGCGACACCCGAATCAAGGAAGAATCATTGATGCACACCTTGTTTTTTGACCAAGATTCCTTTGGAAAAGGATTCTTCCAACTGGCAGACCTTTCTTCCATTCAACAATTCTTTACAAAGGCGGAGTTTGGAATGCGCATCACTTCAAGACAAAGCAAGATCGTTCCATTGTTCCATGCGCTTTCAGCACAAAACAAAGTGGAGCAAATTGCATCCTTGCTGCTAATCATCGACCAAATCAATAAATCCAATACAGTGCCGCTTTCCGCTTTTGTATATCGCAAATCGTTCACGGATGACGAGGGCAAACGGATGAGCAAGGTCTACGACTATGCCATGGAACACTACAGAGAACCCATTAATTTGGAAGAAATTGCAGAAAAGGCCAACATGACGAAGAATGCGTTCTGTAGATACTTTAAAAAAAGGACCAACAAGACATTTTTCCAATTTTTAATCGAAATACGCATTGAAAATGCCTGTAAGCTCCTCTTAAAAAATCCCGAACGCTCCATTGCTTCGATTTCTGAACAGTGCGGTTTCAACAATATTGCCAACTTTAACCGCAAGTTCAAGGAATTCAAGCACTGCACGCCAACGCAATACCGCCATCAATTTTGA
- a CDS encoding exonuclease domain-containing protein, whose product MYTIIDIETTGNGIKGNKITEISIFKYDGNQIVDEFTSLVNPQCPIPYFITGLTGIDDHMVQNAPVFHEIADAVQRITEGCIFVAHSVNFDYGVIKEEFRQIGVDFNRKKLCTVRLSRKLIPGLRSYSLGKLCSAIQIPLVDRHRARGDAHATVLLFEKLLEQPEADTIFKKFLNARSQEATLPPHLPKSVFDRIPQKPGIYYFMNQKGEIIYVGKAINLKKRVLGHFYDKSRKEIQMCSETANIDFKLAGSELVALLMESAEIKRLFPPYNRAQKRMGKQYAIFAYEDRNGITHLAYNTTKGIPNPLKILHNQTECRAYLEEVCKVFSLCPRYCHLQQTASACSHHEINSCEGICRGEEKIDAYNQKVEEAIAHMKMLSSEIRVIQEKGRNENEHAVILIADGIYKGFGFVDTETQLSNLEDVEAFITPQKHTLETESILTQYFLKQNKSKVLV is encoded by the coding sequence TTGTACACCATCATCGACATAGAGACCACGGGCAACGGAATCAAAGGCAACAAGATTACGGAGATTTCCATTTTTAAATATGACGGCAATCAAATTGTGGACGAATTCACATCCCTTGTCAACCCACAATGTCCTATCCCCTATTTTATCACGGGACTAACGGGCATCGATGACCACATGGTGCAAAATGCTCCCGTATTCCACGAGATTGCCGATGCGGTCCAACGCATTACCGAGGGGTGTATTTTTGTGGCGCACTCCGTCAATTTTGATTATGGCGTGATCAAGGAGGAATTTCGACAAATCGGGGTTGATTTTAACCGAAAGAAGCTGTGTACGGTAAGGCTGTCCCGAAAATTGATTCCCGGACTGCGTTCGTACAGCTTGGGAAAACTCTGCTCGGCCATACAGATTCCTTTGGTGGACCGGCACCGTGCCCGAGGTGATGCCCATGCCACCGTACTTTTGTTTGAGAAGTTGTTGGAACAGCCTGAGGCTGATACCATTTTCAAAAAGTTTTTGAACGCCAGAAGCCAAGAAGCTACCCTTCCACCCCATTTGCCCAAATCAGTATTTGACCGTATTCCCCAAAAACCGGGCATCTACTATTTTATGAATCAAAAAGGGGAGATTATTTATGTGGGAAAGGCTATCAACCTGAAAAAACGGGTGTTGGGCCATTTTTACGACAAGAGCCGAAAGGAAATCCAAATGTGCAGCGAGACGGCCAATATTGATTTCAAACTCGCAGGGAGCGAATTGGTCGCTCTTTTGATGGAATCCGCAGAAATCAAACGGTTGTTCCCACCTTATAACCGCGCCCAAAAAAGAATGGGCAAGCAGTACGCCATTTTTGCCTACGAAGATAGAAATGGGATTACCCACCTGGCCTACAATACCACCAAAGGGATACCAAACCCGTTAAAAATACTCCACAACCAAACGGAATGCCGGGCGTATTTGGAAGAGGTATGCAAGGTATTCTCGCTCTGTCCCCGTTACTGTCATTTGCAACAGACCGCATCGGCCTGTTCCCATCACGAAATAAATAGCTGCGAAGGTATCTGCAGGGGCGAGGAGAAAATAGACGCTTATAACCAAAAAGTCGAAGAGGCCATCGCCCACATGAAAATGCTCTCCTCGGAAATCAGGGTTATCCAAGAAAAAGGCCGAAACGAAAATGAACATGCCGTCATTTTGATTGCGGATGGCATTTACAAGGGTTTTGGTTTTGTCGATACCGAAACGCAGTTATCCAATCTTGAAGATGTGGAGGCTTTCATTACCCCACAAAAGCATACTTTGGAAACGGAAAGTATTTTGACGCAGTATTTTCTCAAACAAAACAAGAGTAAGGTGCTCGTGTAA
- a CDS encoding aldose 1-epimerase — translation MVILQNKNATVKIDAGELVGYQVDGHEFIHQKGSPGWSSADTEMFPIIGPVNEAGFRVKTPKGEAVQDQHGHLRQMEYQLTEKTETAAAFVKQYQSGTEVHNSKFPEKSTEEALTWPYDFRFEKTYLLTDSSLEINFKITGEEGMPFMLGYHPAFKLHTESPFILANGKKISLDEVLSVGSRALQIPDCSSVTLKDEKGITIETEGFGHFMCWTEVRNMVCIEPISFYPYAVKQSDLHQGFEKLKNTAEFKVVLRPGV, via the coding sequence ATGGTAATACTACAAAACAAAAACGCCACCGTAAAGATTGACGCGGGCGAACTCGTGGGCTATCAAGTGGATGGACATGAATTTATCCACCAAAAGGGAAGCCCGGGATGGAGCAGCGCCGATACTGAAATGTTTCCTATTATCGGCCCGGTCAACGAGGCTGGTTTTCGTGTAAAAACCCCGAAAGGCGAAGCGGTTCAAGACCAGCATGGGCACTTACGCCAAATGGAATATCAGCTGACGGAAAAAACAGAAACCGCTGCCGCTTTTGTGAAGCAATACCAATCGGGCACTGAGGTACACAATTCCAAGTTTCCCGAAAAATCTACGGAAGAAGCCCTTACCTGGCCTTATGACTTTCGGTTTGAGAAAACTTATTTATTGACCGATTCCAGTCTGGAAATCAATTTCAAAATTACCGGTGAAGAGGGAATGCCGTTTATGCTCGGGTACCATCCTGCCTTTAAACTCCATACGGAATCACCGTTTATTTTGGCAAATGGCAAAAAGATCTCACTGGATGAAGTTTTGTCTGTAGGGAGTAGGGCGCTCCAAATTCCAGATTGTTCCTCCGTTACACTAAAAGATGAGAAGGGAATCACCATCGAAACCGAAGGTTTCGGCCATTTTATGTGTTGGACAGAGGTAAGAAACATGGTCTGTATCGAACCGATTTCATTTTACCCGTATGCCGTAAAACAATCGGATTTGCACCAAGGCTTCGAAAAGCTAAAGAATACGGCCGAATTTAAAGTCGTTTTAAGGCCAGGAGTATAA